ATTGGAGGTTAATAATTCTAAACTCTTCTGATTTTGTCCTGATCTCATCCATATTGAATATAACTGTATGAGAGAACGATTAATGGAAATCCACTGTAGGATGCCCGTAAAGCTGCAAAAGCAAGCAGTGAACTGGCCAGCAGCATGTCTTGTATATGGAAATTGCATGGAGATATTCAGGTACTTAGGCGGTCCTTGTATTTTAAGTGTAAAGCTCGTTCGTTATCTGGGTATCTAATGTGTAATCCTTGAGCAGCTTACATACGCAAGATGCTTTCCATGGTCTGGTGGAACTGAAAACTCAGAATTCACTTTGAAGACATTTAGTGATTCAATTCTTTCTTGGAGAAGCATTTGTTACTCAGCTGCATTGTCAGCCAAAGCTTCTTACCAGCGAGCTCTACACTTAGCCCCTTGGCAAGCTAATGTTTATACCGACATAGCCATAACTTGTGATCTTGTTTCAAGTTTAAGCGATGACTCTGATACTTCAAGTTCTTGGTAAGATTATACTAGGCGTTATTTGGcattttcttagtttttgatgtttgCCCTTGTAATAGTCTACTATTCTATCAGGAAGCTACCAGAAAAGATGGTGCTGGGAGCATTATTGCTGGAATGTGAAAACTCGGAGTTCTGGGTTGCTTTGGGTTGTATGTCTGATAACAGTGCTTTGAAACTACATGCTTTGATCCGGGCATTGCATTTGGATGTATCTTTAGCCGTTGCTTGGGCTTTTATGGGCCAGGTATTGTTCCTTAACATTTTGTCTTTCTGGCTTCGTATTTGATGTCCTGGCTTTATCAAGGCTTGCATTTTTGTTTCACATATGTTCATGATTTCAGTTACGGTTCCCCCCTTTTGATTGTAATTTCGGTTGCTTAAACAGATTTTCAGGGAATCGGATGAAATGAAATTTGCAAAGCAAGCTTTTGATTGTGCTAGAAGCATAGATCCTACACTTGCGCTACCTTGGGCTGGCTCAGCTGATACTTATGCGAGGTAGATGCTTTTTATGTAAAAGAGAATTCTCATGTTTTCGAACTACAATTTTGCCCACATAGACTAATTAACATCTCAGGGAGTCAACATCAGATGAGGCTTTTGAGAGTTGTTTACGAGCTGCACAGATATCACCTGTAAGTGCTAATTTAATCGTGGTTTACTTACTTGTAAGTGTGATGGCTCTAATTGAGGCGTGAGATAATTCTGTCCAGCTTGCAGAATTCCAAGTTGGTTTGGCATGGCTTGCTTTGCTGCAGGGAAATATATCATCCCCGCAGGTATAAAGacagacatatatatatacataggaTTTTTATTAATCCAAAGTTAGCTTTAAGTAATTTCCCCTCCTGAAACTGTGTTGCAGATTTTTGCTTGCATTGAGCAGGCAGTGCAGCGCAGCCCTTATTACCCTGAACCCCATAACCTCCATGGGCTAGTTTGCGAGGCAAGACATAATTATCACACTGCCATTGCTTCTTATAGGCTAGCACTAGCTGCAATGAGTATTTATCCCGAAAGTTCAGTAAAATCTCATGCTGGAAAAGTATCTATAAACTTGGTCAGGTCACTCAGCAAGGTGAGATGCGTACCCTTCTTTCCATTAACATGTCTTCTTAACAGCTATTTTGAGTTTGGATTTAACTTTGATTCAATAATCAATAGGAATGTAAATATTGTACTCATTTGAAGTTCTTTTACAGGCAGGACGATTCAAAGAATCTGTTATGGAATGCGCTAATTTGAAGTCAAAAGGTTTGTACTTACACCATTCATCCCCCAGTTTGAAAGGCTGGGTTTTCTTGCAACTCTTACTAACTTTAAGTCAAATGCTACTAAGTTTActaatatctaaaaaaaatctccaaaagGTTTGCTTGATGCCGGAGGTTTGCAAATATATGCTTTCTCTCTGTGGAGGACTGGTCAGAATGATTCGGCTCTTTCAGTGATTAGGGATCTGGCTGGTAGGATTTCTACCAGGGAAAAAACCTCCATAGCCTTCCCAATCAGCTTCATCTGTAGTCTACTTTATTGCATATCTGGGTTAGATTCTGCTATCACCAGCATCCAGAAAATGCCAAAGGATTTCTTCCAGAGTTCGAAAATCAGCTTTATAGTATCTGCCATCCATTCTCTTGATCAGAGTGATAGACTTCAGTCGATTGTTGCAAGCACTCGTAGCTATATAACATCACAAGAAGAAATAGTTGCAATGCACTATTTGATAGCACTCAGCAAATTGGTGAGCCTTTTGATCTCGGTTATCATGTCGGCCCCTTCGTCTTGGAATTCTTTGTTGTTCATAAACTTGATTGAAATGACAACACTCTGGATATTGCAGCTGAAAACTGGAGCAGGAGATTTCCTTGGATATGAGAAGGGGATTGCCCACCTCAGCAAAGCTATTCATATGTATCCTCATAGTAATTTGATAAGGTGGGTTTTGATAAAGCGCTCTAGGTTTTAATTGTGTAATGATATGTTGGTATCGTAATCGTAACTcggaaataattttttgttggaattagGAACCTGCTTGGATATATTTTGTTAGCTGGTGAAGGAATGAAAGATGCATGTACTGCTAGTAGATGTTGTATCATAAATGTCTCTGAGTGTGCAAATAAGGAAGGTCTGAAGTCCGCATTGGAGGTCCTTGGTGGAGGATCAGTTGCTTGCAATGTAATTGGCAATACAGCTCCTAGGTTCTCATTTCCGACATGCCATTGTCAGTATCTGAATGCtcctgttgttgttgtagaatTGCAAAGGTATTTGAGAATCTTTCTACATCATTTTAGCATTTTCAGAATCTGAATTGATTTACTCTCAAAGTGGTGTCTAGTCGTCCTGTTATCATTGACAACTCAATTTTTGATCCACTGTGCTCAGAATCTTTCGTATATGACAGAGAGCTAAGAGCATAATACTACAGAAAATATCTACacttaaacattttttaaattgtttttcaatACGCAGATTCTTGCATCAAGAACCTTCGAACAGCAGTGTAAGATACTTGCTTATTCTGAATCTCGTGCAGAAGGCACGTGAGCAGAGATTTCCTCGCCAGCTTTGTAGGGCTATTGAGCGTCTAATATCTGTGGCACTCTCTGATGAGACATGTTCGAAAGAAGGCGAATATAAAAAATTCCAGCTTCTGCTTTGTGCTTCTGAGATTAGTTTACAGATGGGAAATATAGCAGAGTCCATTAACCATGCTCGAAAGGCTTCTTCCCTTTCTCTTCCAAGTAGCTATCTATTTCTAGGACATTTACAACTTTGCCGTGCCTATGCAGCAAATGGGAGTACCAAAAACATGCAAGAGGAATACAGAGCGTGTTTGGAACTCAAGACTGACTCAAATATTGGTTGGATTTGCCTGAAGCTCATAGAATCTCAGTATAATCTGGAACCTGATGCTAACCTCTTAGAGATGAGCCTACAAGAATGCTCGAGCCAGAAGAAGAATTCATGGAAAGAATGGATGGCTGTATACAGTTTAGCTCGTGGCTTAGATTCTACAGGGAAAAAAGACTTTTTCTCAGCAGAGGAATTCCTTGCACAAGCTTGTTCGTTGTTAAATTCAGAGAGCTGTCTACTTCTCTGCCATGGTGCTGTCTGCATGGAGCTGGCTAGACAGTCTAATGACTCGCAGTTTCTCTCACTAGCTGTAAAAAGTCTTAGCAAAGTTCAAGCGAGTTCATTGTTTCCTTTGCCTATCGTTTATACATTATTAGCTCAAGCACATGGAAGTCTTGGCTCTAAAGAGaaatgggagaagaatcttCGTCTGGAATGGTTCTGCTGGCCTCCAGGTTTGACGAAAAAACTGTTCTAATCATTGTTCTTTCATATTTCACCAGAATTGCATAACTGAAACTGTTTTTAATTGTTGGACAGAAATGAGACCTGCAGAAGTTTACTTCCAGATGCATATACTCGCAAGACAATCAGAAGACAGACCTGAAACCACTTCAGGGATTGAAAACTACCAAAGTCCTGAGAAATGGGTGATTAGGGCTATTCACACTGATCCTTCTTGTCGGAGATATTGGAAAGTCTTGGATAAGCTTGTTCAACATCCCATGAgctgagaaaccaaaaattgaaaatccaATCCcagaacagagaagaagagccCAGAGCAGAACAGTTggtgttctgtttctttccttATAGACATGTAGTTGTTGTGTAACACCAAATAGAAACACAATGGAATAGGATTCATCATGTACATTGAAACTGAAACAAGATGCAGTTCTTTTTAATGAACTATGATTTTGGATAATATAAAACATGTTTTTGGATATTGCTTGCAAAGCCTTATTTACACagcaatcaaacaaaaactatatagaacaaacaacaaagcttAGCGCATCATGAGGGCGAACTCATCAAAGCTTAGAACTCCATCAGCATTGAGATCAAAAGCTTGAATCATAACTTTGCAATCATCAGTGGTTCTAGACTCACCAAGCTTCATTAGCATCATCTTCAAGCTCCCCGGAGTAATGCAATCTTCTCCATCAGCAATGTACATTCTAAAAGCTTCcattatcttcctcttcttttcttcctcagTGAATTCATCATTCCCTTTGATAAGCAGAGCAAACTCATTAATATCCAACATCCCATCACCGTCTATATCAGAGAGTTTAACCGCAGCCTCGGCTTCTTCATCAGACATTTGCTCTCCCAACGTCTTAAAACTCTTCTTAAGCTCCTCTGCAGAGATTCTACCGTCTCTGTTTGCATCCATGTAAGCAAACACAGCCTCTAAGTCTCTGTTCTTCTCCTCTAAGAATTTCATGAAAGATGAAGATAACTGACGTTGAGTGTTCTTcattttgagaaagaaaagattgtATTTGTTATAAGTTACAagtattgttctttctttttttgatttaGGATTTgaatgagaaatggtataaagtgtttctctatatatataggtgTGTTTCAAGTCGAGAATagtaataagaaaatagaaattgaaaCGAATCAAACGTGTGAGATTCAgatctagaaaaaaaaaacaaatatttttagtcTTTAGATCTAGAAGAAGTAGTATTATTAGTCTTCTAGATCTAGCTAGGAAAGGAAATATTAGTATATTGGTTCGTTACATATCTCATCCCCATGTTTAAAAcacgttttcttcttctacctctCTGTCTTAAATATAGGAAGAAGGATTGAGAAATGTTATTGTggtaaatataatatttgacGACTCCCATTTGTTGAATTTAGAACAATGGTAACTTCATCTACTAATCATTgctttttttcaaaaatcaatttcttcacAACCTAAGGTTTCATACCATAGAAGTCCATATAATGCCTCAAACTTGTTATGGCTCCTATAATTTCTCCAACTTGGGTTGATTCAAAACAAGTGATAAGTGTTAGAAATCCTACAACCGAAAGATGAGGTCAAATAGTAAGATTCAATTCATTGACACTATGGATTATTGTCGGTAACTTAGTGAGATTCAGTTTGAGATGGATCGATAAAAgccaacattcttcttcacaaaagTGTTAGGACTCTAACAATATATAAACTCTTATTGGTtggaaaaaaagattgttttgtaggaataaaatcttattagaTACCTTAATTGTTACCGTTATGTGAAGATCTTATACTAAAGCTCATTTGAATCTTGTTTAGATTCCTTTTGTCTTGAATTGTGAGCTCTagagaataataatatg
This sequence is a window from Arabidopsis thaliana chromosome 1 sequence. Protein-coding genes within it:
- a CDS encoding Calcium-binding EF-hand family protein (Calcium-binding EF-hand family protein; CONTAINS InterPro DOMAIN/s: EF-Hand 1, calcium-binding site (InterPro:IPR018247), EF-HAND 2 (InterPro:IPR018249), EF-hand-like domain (InterPro:IPR011992), Calcium-binding EF-hand (InterPro:IPR002048), EF-hand (InterPro:IPR018248); BEST Arabidopsis thaliana protein match is: calmodulin-like 38 (TAIR:AT1G76650.3); Has 14790 Blast hits to 11980 proteins in 1260 species: Archae - 1; Bacteria - 39; Metazoa - 6093; Fungi - 2725; Plants - 3859; Viruses - 2; Other Eukaryotes - 2071 (source: NCBI BLink).); the encoded protein is MKNTQRQLSSSFMKFLEEKNRDLEAVFAYMDANRDGRISAEELKKSFKTLGEQMSDEEAEAAVKLSDIDGDGMLDINEFALLIKGNDEFTEEEKKRKIMEAFRMYIADGEDCITPGSLKMMLMKLGESRTTDDCKVMIQAFDLNADGVLSFDEFALMMR
- a CDS encoding Tetratricopeptide repeat (TPR)-like superfamily protein (Tetratricopeptide repeat (TPR)-like superfamily protein; FUNCTIONS IN: binding; INVOLVED IN: biological_process unknown; LOCATED IN: cellular_component unknown; EXPRESSED IN: 15 plant structures; EXPRESSED DURING: 6 growth stages; CONTAINS InterPro DOMAIN/s: Tetratricopeptide TPR-1 (InterPro:IPR001440), Tetratricopeptide-like helical (InterPro:IPR011990), Tetratricopeptide repeat-containing (InterPro:IPR013026), Tetratricopeptide repeat (InterPro:IPR019734); BEST Arabidopsis thaliana protein match is: Tetratricopeptide repeat (TPR)-like superfamily protein (TAIR:AT3G04240.1).) — protein: MELEQLKKSVEENPDDSSLQFELGLYLWDNGGDSEKAAEHFVLSAKSDPNNAVAFKYLGHYYSRVTLDLNRAAKCYQRAVLINPNDSDSGEALCDLFDRQGKEILEIAVCRDASEKSPKAFWAFCRLGYIQLHQKKWSEAVQSLQHAIRGYPTMSDLWEALGLAYQRLGMFTAAIKAYGRAIELDETKIFALVESANIFLMLGSYRKGVELFEQALKISPQNISVLYGLASGLLSWSKECINLGAFGWAASLLEDARKAAKASSELASSMSCIWKLHGDIQLTYARCFPWSGGTENSEFTLKTFSDSILSWRSICYSAALSAKASYQRALHLAPWQANVYTDIAITCDLVSSLSDDSDTSSSWKLPEKMVLGALLLECENSEFWVALGCMSDNSALKLHALIRALHLDVSLAVAWAFMGQIFRESDEMKFAKQAFDCARSIDPTLALPWAGSADTYARESTSDEAFESCLRAAQISPLAEFQVGLAWLALLQGNISSPQIFACIEQAVQRSPYYPEPHNLHGLVCEARHNYHTAIASYRLALAAMSIYPESSVKSHAGKVSINLVRSLSKAGRFKESVMECANLKSKGLLDAGGLQIYAFSLWRTGQNDSALSVIRDLAGRISTREKTSIAFPISFICSLLYCISGLDSAITSIQKMPKDFFQSSKISFIVSAIHSLDQSDRLQSIVASTRSYITSQEEIVAMHYLIALSKLLKTGAGDFLGYEKGIAHLSKAIHMYPHSNLIRNLLGYILLAGEGMKDACTASRCCIINVSECANKEGLKSALEVLGGGSVACNVIGNTAPRFSFPTCHCQYLNAPVVVVELQRFLHQEPSNSSVRYLLILNLVQKAREQRFPRQLCRAIERLISVALSDETCSKEGEYKKFQLLLCASEISLQMGNIAESINHARKASSLSLPSSYLFLGHLQLCRAYAANGSTKNMQEEYRACLELKTDSNIGWICLKLIESQYNLEPDANLLEMSLQECSSQKKNSWKEWMAVYSLARGLDSTGKKDFFSAEEFLAQACSLLNSESCLLLCHGAVCMELARQSNDSQFLSLAVKSLSKVQASSLFPLPIVYTLLAQAHGSLGSKEKWEKNLRLEWFCWPPEMRPAEVYFQMHILARQSEDRPETTSGIENYQSPEKWVIRAIHTDPSCRRYWKVLDKLVQHPMS
- a CDS encoding Tetratricopeptide repeat (TPR)-like superfamily protein (Tetratricopeptide repeat (TPR)-like superfamily protein; FUNCTIONS IN: binding; INVOLVED IN: biological_process unknown; LOCATED IN: cellular_component unknown; EXPRESSED IN: 15 plant structures; EXPRESSED DURING: 6 growth stages; CONTAINS InterPro DOMAIN/s: Tetratricopeptide TPR-1 (InterPro:IPR001440), Tetratricopeptide-like helical (InterPro:IPR011990), Tetratricopeptide repeat-containing (InterPro:IPR013026), Tetratricopeptide repeat (InterPro:IPR019734); BEST Arabidopsis thaliana protein match is: Tetratricopeptide repeat (TPR)-like superfamily protein (TAIR:AT3G04240.1); Has 7905 Blast hits to 5237 proteins in 907 species: Archae - 493; Bacteria - 3636; Metazoa - 1081; Fungi - 415; Plants - 279; Viruses - 0; Other Eukaryotes - 2001 (source: NCBI BLink).), with protein sequence MELEQLKKSVEENPDDSSLQFELGLYLWDNGGDSEKAAEHFVLSAKSDPNNAVAFKYLGHYYSRVTLDLNRAAKCYQRAVLINPNDSDSGEALCDLFDRQGKEILEIAVCRDASEKSPKAFWAFCRLGYIQLHQKKWSEAVQSLQHAIRGYPTMSDLWEALGLAYQRLGMFTAAIKAYGRAIELDETKIFALVESANIFLMLGSYRKGVELFEQALKISPQNISVLYGLASGLLSWSKECINLGAFGWAASLLEDARKAAKASSELASSMSCIWKLHGDIQLTYARCFPWSGGTENSEFTLKTFSDSILSWRSICYSAALSAKASYQRALHLAPWQANVYTDIAITCDLVSSLSDDSDTSSSWKLPEKMVLGALLLECENSEFWVALGCMSDNSALKLHALIRALHLDVSLAVAWAFMGQIFRESDEMKFAKQAFDCARSIDPTLALPWAGSADTYARESTSDEAFESCLRAAQISPLAEFQVGLAWLALLQGNISSPQIFACIEQAVQRSPYYPEPHNLHGLVCEARHNYHTAIASYRLALAAMSIYPESSVKSHAGKVSINLVRSLSKAGRFKESVMECANLKSKGLLDAGGLQIYAFSLWRTGQNDSALSVIRDLADSAITSIQKMPKDFFQSSKISFIVSAIHSLDQSDRLQSIVASTRSYITSQEEIVAMHYLIALSKLLKTGAGDFLGYEKGIAHLSKAIHMYPHSNLIRNLLGYILLAGEGMKDACTASRCCIINVSECANKEGLKSALEVLGGGSVACNVIGNTAPRFSFPTCHCQYLNAPVVVVELQRFLHQEPSNSSVRYLLILNLVQKAREQRFPRQLCRAIERLISVALSDETCSKEGEYKKFQLLLCASEISLQMGNIAESINHARKASSLSLPSSYLFLGHLQLCRAYAANGSTKNMQEEYRACLELKTDSNIGWICLKLIESQYNLEPDANLLEMSLQECSSQKKNSWKEWMAVYSLARGLDSTGKKDFFSAEEFLAQACSLLNSESCLLLCHGAVCMELARQSNDSQFLSLAVKSLSKVQASSLFPLPIVYTLLAQAHGSLGSKEKWEKNLRLEWFCWPPEMRPAEVYFQMHILARQSEDRPETTSGIENYQSPEKWVIRAIHTDPSCRRYWKVLDKLVQHPMS
- a CDS encoding Tetratricopeptide repeat (TPR)-like superfamily protein; the protein is MFTAAIKAYGRAIELDETKIFALVESANIFLMLGSYRKGVELFEQALKISPQNISVLYGLASGLLSWSKECINLGAFGWAASLLEDARKAAKASSELASSMSCIWKLHGDIQLTYARCFPWSGGTENSEFTLKTFSDSILSWRSICYSAALSAKASYQRALHLAPWQANVYTDIAITCDLVSSLSDDSDTSSSWKLPEKMVLGALLLECENSEFWVALGCMSDNSALKLHALIRALHLDVSLAVAWAFMGQIFRESDEMKFAKQAFDCARSIDPTLALPWAGSADTYARESTSDEAFESCLRAAQISPLAEFQVGLAWLALLQGNISSPQIFACIEQAVQRSPYYPEPHNLHGLVCEARHNYHTAIASYRLALAAMSIYPESSVKSHAGKVSINLVRSLSKAGRFKESVMECANLKSKGLLDAGGLQIYAFSLWRTGQNDSALSVIRDLAGRISTREKTSIAFPISFICSLLYCISGLDSAITSIQKMPKDFFQSSKISFIVSAIHSLDQSDRLQSIVASTRSYITSQEEIVAMHYLIALSKLLKTGAGDFLGYEKGIAHLSKAIHMYPHSNLIRNLLGYILLAGEGMKDACTASRCCIINVSECANKEGLKSALEVLGGGSVACNVIGNTAPRFSFPTCHCQYLNAPVVVVELQRFLHQEPSNSSVRYLLILNLVQKAREQRFPRQLCRAIERLISVALSDETCSKEGEYKKFQLLLCASEISLQMGNIAESINHARKASSLSLPSSYLFLGHLQLCRAYAANGSTKNMQEEYRACLELKTDSNIGWICLKLIESQYNLEPDANLLEMSLQECSSQKKNSWKEWMAVYSLARGLDSTGKKDFFSAEEFLAQACSLLNSESCLLLCHGAVCMELARQSNDSQFLSLAVKSLSKVQASSLFPLPIVYTLLAQAHGSLGSKEKWEKNLRLEWFCWPPEMRPAEVYFQMHILARQSEDRPETTSGIENYQSPEKWVIRAIHTDPSCRRYWKVLDKLVQHPMS